Proteins encoded in a region of the Myxococcales bacterium genome:
- the gcvT gene encoding glycine cleavage system aminomethyltransferase GcvT encodes MRAVAGLRTPLYDAHRALGARMIDFGGWDMPVSYPAGTIKEHKAVREAAGLFDVSHMGEAFLRGPGATAAVQRLTTNDVGGAPVGKAVYTLLCRPDGGIVDDCIFYKRAEDEYFVIINASNRHKDVAWMREQVAGACELEDVSDATALIAVQGPTAAAIVDRLAGGALADVITFGFKDATVAGVAAVAARTGYTGEDGYELACANADAPALWAALIDAGVQPCGLGARDSLRLESRLPLYGNDLDDTTSPLEAGLGWAVKLDRPWVQAGGDFLGRAALVAQKAAGLTRQLTGFRIEDRAIARHGYAVLDRTKPEGAQVIGAVTSGGPGISITGAIGLAYLPPAYAAAGTALTIDCRGKDVAATVVKGKFYKRA; translated from the coding sequence ATGCGCGCCGTGGCAGGCCTTCGCACTCCGCTCTACGACGCCCACCGCGCCCTCGGCGCACGCATGATCGACTTCGGCGGCTGGGACATGCCGGTGTCCTACCCGGCCGGGACGATCAAGGAGCACAAGGCGGTGCGCGAGGCCGCCGGGCTGTTCGACGTCTCGCACATGGGCGAGGCGTTCCTGCGCGGCCCCGGCGCGACCGCAGCGGTCCAGCGCCTGACCACCAACGACGTCGGCGGCGCGCCGGTCGGCAAGGCGGTCTACACGCTGCTGTGCCGGCCCGACGGCGGCATCGTCGACGACTGCATCTTCTACAAGCGCGCCGAGGACGAGTACTTCGTCATCATCAACGCGTCGAACCGCCACAAGGACGTGGCGTGGATGCGCGAGCAGGTCGCGGGCGCGTGCGAGCTCGAGGACGTCAGCGACGCGACCGCGCTGATCGCGGTCCAGGGCCCGACCGCCGCCGCGATCGTCGATCGCCTCGCCGGCGGCGCGCTGGCCGACGTGATCACGTTCGGCTTCAAGGACGCGACGGTCGCGGGCGTGGCCGCGGTCGCCGCGCGCACCGGCTACACCGGCGAGGACGGCTACGAGCTGGCCTGCGCCAACGCCGACGCGCCGGCGCTGTGGGCGGCGTTGATCGACGCGGGCGTGCAGCCGTGTGGCCTGGGCGCGCGCGACAGCCTGCGGCTCGAGTCGCGGCTGCCGCTGTACGGCAACGATCTCGACGACACGACCTCGCCGCTCGAGGCCGGCCTGGGCTGGGCGGTCAAGCTCGACCGGCCCTGGGTGCAGGCCGGCGGTGACTTCCTCGGCCGGGCCGCGCTGGTCGCGCAGAAGGCCGCGGGCCTGACCCGCCAGCTCACCGGATTCCGGATCGAGGACCGCGCGATCGCCCGCCACGGCTACGCGGTGCTCGATCGCACCAAGCCCGAGGGCGCGCAGGTGATCGGCGCGGTCACCAGCGGCGGCCCCGGCATCTCGATCACCGGCGCCATCGGCCTGGCCTACCTGCCGCCGGCCTACGCCGCCGCCGGCACCGCGCTCACGATCGACTGCCGCGGCAAGGACGTGGCCGCGACCGTGGTCAAGGGCAAGTTCTACAAGCGCGCCTGA
- the gcvH gene encoding glycine cleavage system protein GcvH has protein sequence MSNVPSDLRYTADHEWLRPTGASFAVGITAFAVEQLGDITLVDLPKEGDVVTKGQRFGTIESVKSVSDLYAPISGKVTKINAAVKDAPEQVNADCYAAWMIELEASDPTEVEALLTPDAYAATLG, from the coding sequence ATGTCCAACGTCCCGAGCGATCTCCGCTACACCGCCGACCACGAGTGGCTGCGCCCGACCGGCGCGTCCTTCGCCGTCGGCATCACCGCCTTCGCCGTCGAGCAGCTCGGCGACATCACGCTGGTCGACCTGCCCAAGGAGGGCGACGTCGTGACCAAGGGCCAGCGTTTCGGCACGATCGAGAGCGTCAAGTCGGTGTCCGACCTGTACGCGCCGATCTCCGGCAAGGTCACCAAGATCAACGCCGCGGTCAAGGACGCGCCCGAGCAGGTCAACGCCGATTGCTACGCGGCGTGGATGATCGAGCTCGAGGCCAGCGACCCCACCGAGGTCGAGGCGCTGCTGACGCCCGACGCGTACGCCGCGACGCTCGGCTAG